Below is a genomic region from Rhizobium sp. 9140.
CCGGCTTCAAGGGAACCTGGGAAGTGCTTGAAACGACTCGCAAGGACTATGTGATCCGGGTTTGAGAAGCGTCATCCCCACGTCAGATCCAGTCGCTCCAGCCCGTGGAAGTGATAGCTGTCCTTGAAGGCAGGTGTCTCCGCAAGTCGCAGCCCAGGCAAGCGTTGAAAGAGGATCGGCAGGGATAGCTTGAGTTCCAGCCGGGCAAGCGGCGCGCCGATGCAGAAGTGGATGCCGGCGCCGAAGGAGAGGTGGGGGCCTTCGTTGCGGTCCGGGCGAAAGATCGAGGGATCGCTGAACCGGCGCGGATCGACATTTGCAGCCGCGAGCATGAGGCCGATACGGTCGCCCTTCTTAAGCGAGATGCCATCTTCAAGCTCGATATCGGACAAAGCATGGCGCTGGAAGATGTGGAGCGGTGCGGCGGTGCGCATGCATTCCTCCACCGTCCGCTCCGTGGCGGTGTCGTCGGCAAACAGTGCGGCCGGGTCGGCACCCGTCTGGAGGATGGTCGCGACGGCATTGCCGAGCTGGTGCACGGTTGCCTCATGGCCCGCGTTCAACAGGAGAACAGCGGTCGAGACCAGCTCGTCATCCGTCAATCGCTCGCCATCCTTTTCGGAAGTGATCATGTGGGTCAGCAGGTCGTCGGCGGGATTGTCGCGCTTCCAGGCGATGATGCCGCGGAGATAGGCGTCGAACTCTGCCGACGCACGATTGGCGTCGTGCTCGGTCTCCTCCGAGGGGTTGAAGACGTACATCTTCACCATGCGGTGCGACCAATCAAGCAGGCTC
It encodes:
- a CDS encoding cytochrome P450; protein product: MPTATLSAPAPAIIDAATRRVRLDIRDPAFYRDPLPTYAALHSACPAFYWEEPGQWFFTGYDQVNALLRDRRFGRQILHVATREELGLPDPKPHLADFDRLEHHSLLELEPPAHTRLRTLVNRAFVSRHVEALRPEIAALCHRLIDGFEKDGRVELLKTYAEIVPVTVIARMLGVPLDMAPSLLDWSHRMVKMYVFNPSEETEHDANRASAEFDAYLRGIIAWKRDNPADDLLTHMITSEKDGERLTDDELVSTAVLLLNAGHEATVHQLGNAVATILQTGADPAALFADDTATERTVEECMRTAAPLHIFQRHALSDIELEDGISLKKGDRIGLMLAAANVDPRRFSDPSIFRPDRNEGPHLSFGAGIHFCIGAPLARLELKLSLPILFQRLPGLRLAETPAFKDSYHFHGLERLDLTWG